In Thermoanaerobaculia bacterium, the following proteins share a genomic window:
- a CDS encoding YebC/PmpR family DNA-binding transcriptional regulator has translation MSGHSKWSTIKHKKGAADAKRGRIFTRLIKELTVAAREGGGSVETNARLRKAVDDAKAANMPADNIKRAIQRGTGELPGVQYEEVVFEGYGPGGAAIYIEALTDNKNRTLPEIRHMFTKNGGNLGESGCVRFMFDKKGYLAVERDKVSEDRLMEIALEAGADDLATDDAEYFEIYTAPESFNDVKTKIEARGVPVAVSEVSMIPQTPVKLDDAKSAQLMKLMEAIEEHDDVQNVWTAAELPESA, from the coding sequence ATGTCGGGCCACAGCAAATGGAGCACGATTAAGCACAAGAAGGGCGCCGCCGACGCCAAGCGCGGGCGCATCTTCACGCGTCTCATCAAGGAGCTGACGGTCGCCGCGCGCGAAGGAGGCGGGAGCGTCGAGACCAACGCCCGGCTGCGCAAGGCGGTCGACGACGCCAAGGCCGCGAACATGCCCGCGGACAACATCAAGCGGGCGATCCAGCGCGGGACGGGCGAGCTGCCCGGAGTCCAGTACGAGGAGGTCGTCTTCGAAGGGTACGGTCCCGGCGGCGCCGCCATTTACATCGAGGCGCTCACCGACAACAAGAACCGCACGCTCCCCGAGATCCGCCACATGTTCACGAAAAACGGCGGCAACCTCGGCGAGAGCGGGTGCGTTCGTTTCATGTTCGACAAGAAGGGCTACCTCGCCGTCGAGCGCGACAAGGTCTCGGAGGATCGCCTGATGGAGATCGCCCTCGAGGCGGGGGCCGACGACCTCGCGACCGACGATGCCGAGTATTTCGAGATCTACACGGCGCCGGAATCGTTCAACGACGTGAAGACGAAGATCGAGGCCAGGGGCGTGCCGGTCGCCGTCTCGGAGGTCTCGATGATCCCCCAGACGCCCGTCAAGCTCGACGACGCCAAGAGCGCGCAGCTGATGAAGCTGATGGAAGCGATCGAAGAGCACGACGACGTCCAGAACGTCTGGACGGCGGCCGAGCTCCCCGAGTCGGCCTGA